One window from the genome of Cyclobacterium amurskyense encodes:
- a CDS encoding polysaccharide lyase family 8 super-sandwich domain-containing protein produces the protein MTIDNLPKKPILILLLTLGTFLSSSLLAQVNEIALIRERVVQQLKSGKVESNEIGSILNKVKADGSFKNIKYDDLSRTAGFPQRRHLLRLVTLAKAYHSEGSTYYHNRQLLEKITLATKYWMDNDFIGDNWHNNQITTPENLVNLMLLMGDVLPKELVEKSQPMIGRANMNASGARPSGDRIVIAGILAKNLLFNDDKAGFDEVIKIIANEIKFNNGSRGMQQDYSFHHREDRVNNTTSYGYGKYANAFGEWSDYVSGTSYAFEVDKINQLVDYYLDGVYKQLVYGIYEDISVKNRSIATGATFIPKGTLEIERLLRSTDYRKKELEEIIRLRKGEASPSLSFAKFFWQTEHFVVQRPNYYTTVRMFSSRNKNMEKPYNGPGITTHHRADGTNYLMLKGNEYHDIWPVYDWQKISGTTIMQKPNLLGGDVIQKAGKMDFVGAVEDGQKGAVGFDFISPHDGTKAKKSWFFFDQSYVCLGTDIQGSRKLPIATTVDQVIMRSPVSTLKSGKTAKILPEGSHKIDQLKYLYHGNIGYIFPNEETVHVSNKTETGRWSDITDQKNASTKVVSKEVLKVWFEHGVKPKNGSYAYMVFPSISENELKTIYEAGTPYEILSNTKDLQAVKNKDENVVQAVFYQSGNLSLEKKLDLQMENAGIIMLKLKRGKVESFSISDPTRKLTELKFTLEGLYSLKDPDIKVIKNRKTKTSQFIVQMPKGVFSGKSLNFKL, from the coding sequence CATTCCTAAGCAGCAGTTTGTTAGCACAGGTCAATGAAATAGCCCTGATAAGGGAAAGAGTGGTTCAACAATTAAAATCCGGCAAAGTAGAATCAAATGAGATAGGCTCTATATTGAATAAGGTAAAAGCGGATGGTAGTTTTAAGAACATCAAATACGATGACTTAAGCAGAACAGCAGGTTTCCCTCAAAGGAGGCATTTATTGAGACTTGTCACTCTGGCCAAAGCCTATCATTCAGAAGGTTCTACCTATTATCATAATCGACAATTGCTTGAGAAAATTACTCTGGCTACTAAATATTGGATGGACAATGATTTTATAGGTGACAATTGGCATAACAACCAAATAACAACCCCTGAAAACCTGGTAAACCTGATGTTGTTAATGGGAGATGTGCTTCCTAAAGAACTGGTGGAAAAAAGTCAACCTATGATTGGACGAGCGAATATGAATGCCTCTGGGGCTAGACCAAGTGGTGATAGAATAGTAATCGCTGGAATTTTAGCCAAAAACCTGCTATTCAACGATGATAAAGCTGGTTTTGATGAAGTGATCAAGATAATTGCCAATGAAATCAAATTTAATAATGGAAGCCGTGGGATGCAGCAAGATTATAGTTTCCATCATAGAGAAGACCGAGTAAACAATACCACCTCCTATGGCTATGGTAAATACGCCAATGCTTTTGGTGAGTGGTCAGACTATGTGTCGGGAACTTCATATGCTTTTGAAGTTGACAAAATAAATCAATTGGTGGATTATTACCTGGATGGTGTTTACAAACAACTGGTATATGGTATCTATGAGGATATAAGTGTAAAAAATCGGTCTATTGCTACTGGGGCTACTTTCATACCTAAAGGTACACTTGAAATAGAGCGATTACTTCGTAGTACAGATTACAGAAAGAAGGAGTTGGAAGAGATTATTAGACTAAGAAAAGGAGAAGCCTCTCCTTCCCTGTCCTTTGCAAAGTTCTTTTGGCAAACGGAGCATTTTGTGGTACAACGACCTAATTATTATACTACTGTTCGGATGTTTTCCAGCCGAAATAAAAACATGGAAAAACCCTATAATGGACCAGGGATAACGACTCATCATCGGGCAGATGGTACCAACTACCTAATGCTTAAAGGAAATGAATACCATGACATTTGGCCAGTTTATGATTGGCAAAAAATCTCAGGAACTACTATCATGCAGAAGCCAAACTTACTGGGAGGAGATGTCATCCAAAAAGCTGGTAAAATGGACTTTGTTGGCGCGGTGGAAGATGGCCAAAAAGGTGCAGTAGGATTCGATTTTATCAGCCCTCATGATGGTACCAAAGCCAAAAAGTCCTGGTTTTTCTTTGACCAAAGCTATGTTTGTCTAGGTACTGACATTCAAGGAAGCCGAAAATTACCCATTGCAACTACAGTTGATCAGGTGATAATGAGATCTCCTGTAAGTACATTGAAGTCAGGAAAAACAGCCAAAATACTTCCCGAAGGAAGCCATAAAATAGATCAACTGAAGTATTTGTATCATGGGAATATTGGTTATATTTTTCCCAATGAAGAAACTGTTCATGTCTCAAATAAAACAGAAACAGGACGCTGGTCTGATATAACGGATCAAAAGAACGCTTCCACAAAAGTAGTTTCAAAAGAGGTATTGAAAGTGTGGTTTGAGCATGGAGTAAAACCTAAAAATGGTAGTTATGCCTATATGGTTTTTCCATCCATTTCAGAAAATGAGCTGAAAACCATTTATGAAGCAGGAACACCTTATGAAATTCTTTCCAATACCAAGGACCTACAGGCGGTAAAGAACAAGGATGAGAATGTAGTACAGGCAGTATTTTACCAATCTGGAAATTTATCACTGGAAAAGAAACTGGATTTGCAGATGGAAAATGCTGGAATCATAATGCTGAAACTGAAAAGAGGGAAAGTAGAATCTTTTTCTATTTCAGACCCTACCAGGAAATTGACGGAGCTTAAGTTTACTTTGGAGGGGCTTTACAGTCTGAAAGATCCTGATATTAAAGTAATTAAAAACAGGAAAACAAAAACCTCCCAGTTTATTGTTCAAATGCCTAAAGGAGTATTTTCTGGAAAAAGTCTTAATTTTAAACTTTAA
- a CDS encoding sulfatase-like hydrolase/transferase, translated as MRYAFLIICLYFLSFQGVFSQEQPNIILIMADDLGYEALAAYGNDYNQTPHLDKMIAGGMKFENAHSMPLCTPSRVQLMTGKYNFRNYKGFGILDPKETTFGHLLKAQGYATCVVGKWQLYGNVKQRELAAGQGGSLPLEAGFDNYRLWQVKELGSRYKDPLLDTRETGVEMFEGKYGPDLFVDYLETFMEKNTTNPFFAYFPMVLTHDPFEPIPSSVAFSDYDPKTRLNDPELFSDMVKHMDHLVGRIIKKITDLGIAENTLILFIGDNGTDRDVTSTVNGVLLQGNKGYTNDLGTHVPMIAYWPGKIKAGSINPNLIDFTDFVPTLMEASGAEMKGDKFFTDGISFYPQLLGNENPKNKREWIFCHYAPNWGKFAPRTFIHNTELKLYKNGEIYQLKEDLYEKKAVKKADLDKKSQKVIRSFEKVLTRNMQ; from the coding sequence ATGAGATACGCTTTCTTAATTATATGCCTTTACTTCCTGTCATTTCAAGGCGTCTTTTCACAGGAACAGCCCAATATTATATTGATTATGGCTGATGATCTGGGTTATGAAGCATTGGCAGCTTATGGTAATGACTACAACCAAACACCCCATCTGGATAAGATGATTGCTGGAGGCATGAAGTTTGAAAACGCGCATTCCATGCCCTTGTGTACCCCTTCAAGGGTACAATTAATGACAGGCAAATATAATTTTAGAAATTATAAGGGGTTTGGAATCCTGGATCCAAAGGAAACTACTTTTGGACATCTTTTAAAAGCACAGGGCTATGCTACATGTGTTGTTGGAAAATGGCAATTGTATGGGAATGTCAAGCAAAGGGAATTGGCTGCTGGTCAAGGGGGAAGTTTACCTCTTGAGGCAGGTTTCGATAATTACAGGCTTTGGCAGGTTAAGGAGCTTGGTTCCAGGTATAAAGACCCCCTATTGGATACAAGGGAGACGGGTGTAGAAATGTTCGAGGGAAAATATGGGCCGGATCTTTTTGTAGATTATCTGGAGACTTTTATGGAAAAAAATACAACCAATCCTTTCTTTGCTTATTTCCCAATGGTCTTGACACATGATCCATTTGAACCTATACCTAGCTCAGTGGCATTCTCAGATTATGACCCAAAGACACGCTTAAATGATCCTGAATTATTTTCGGATATGGTAAAGCATATGGACCATTTGGTAGGCCGTATCATTAAGAAGATAACTGATCTTGGAATAGCTGAAAATACGCTGATCCTTTTTATAGGTGACAATGGTACGGATAGAGATGTGACTTCAACTGTAAATGGGGTATTGTTGCAAGGAAACAAAGGCTATACCAATGATTTGGGCACCCATGTTCCCATGATCGCTTATTGGCCAGGTAAAATTAAGGCAGGGAGTATCAATCCAAACCTAATAGATTTCACTGATTTTGTACCTACTTTGATGGAAGCTTCTGGGGCAGAAATGAAAGGTGACAAATTCTTTACGGATGGCATAAGCTTTTACCCCCAACTTTTGGGAAATGAAAATCCTAAAAATAAAAGGGAATGGATTTTCTGCCATTACGCTCCAAATTGGGGGAAATTTGCACCAAGAACATTTATACACAATACCGAATTAAAGTTGTATAAAAATGGAGAAATCTACCAGTTGAAAGAGGATTTGTATGAAAAAAAGGCAGTGAAAAAAGCTGACCTAGATAAAAAATCACAAAAAGTCATCAGGAGTTTCGAGAAGGTTTTAACTCGAAATATGCAATAG
- a CDS encoding TolC family protein, with the protein MKKQNWIPLILTLFLGGVANAQEARDDGYSLKECIELGLKNNIEIKKSMLDEQEAGFQRKEITGSGLPQLEAYGTYNNFIDVYPQGIPGGVLNPNSDPNGVDVISFGVPQSLKGGFKVNQLVFSQSYLIGLKAARTSEEFYRLMTAMTSEDIIYDIALNYYSVIATELQKINLEANHDKLVKLEGILKAQYENDLARKVDYNRVKVNLTSLETEMDNLETLIEQRSNYLKLVMGLPVASELKLTAYDFDQNSNSLQVLTMDPDLSNRYDLQVLDKQQELHALNIKNIQSGYYPTIATFADLNYNAFSNSFDFLSSSHQWYRGSLVGIQLNIPIFDGFQRKNKIAQAKIQSEKLRHDQYLAEQNAEASYLNAVKKMKNSLKSLEAQQSNLILSETVFDETNQLYREGLSPLTDVLDSETALREARAAYFSQIINVKTAEADLYQSTGQIEKIAQ; encoded by the coding sequence ATGAAAAAACAAAACTGGATTCCCCTTATATTAACGCTTTTCTTGGGGGGCGTGGCCAATGCTCAGGAAGCAAGGGACGATGGATATTCTCTAAAAGAGTGTATAGAGTTAGGATTAAAAAACAATATTGAAATCAAAAAATCAATGTTGGATGAGCAGGAAGCTGGTTTTCAAAGGAAAGAAATTACAGGTTCCGGGTTGCCCCAACTAGAAGCATATGGCACCTATAATAATTTTATAGATGTCTATCCTCAAGGTATTCCGGGAGGAGTGCTAAACCCAAATTCAGACCCAAATGGGGTAGATGTTATTTCCTTTGGAGTACCTCAAAGCCTCAAGGGAGGATTTAAAGTTAATCAACTTGTTTTCAGTCAGTCTTACCTTATAGGATTGAAGGCAGCCAGAACTTCTGAAGAGTTTTATCGATTGATGACTGCCATGACTTCTGAGGACATCATTTATGATATAGCCCTTAATTATTATAGTGTTATTGCCACTGAACTTCAAAAAATCAACCTCGAGGCGAACCATGATAAGCTCGTTAAATTGGAAGGGATTCTAAAAGCCCAATATGAAAATGACCTTGCCAGGAAGGTGGATTATAATAGGGTGAAGGTTAACCTAACAAGTTTGGAAACTGAAATGGACAATCTGGAAACCCTGATTGAACAAAGAAGCAATTACTTAAAGTTGGTAATGGGTCTCCCTGTAGCATCAGAATTAAAACTGACAGCTTATGATTTTGATCAAAATAGCAATTCATTACAAGTTTTGACTATGGATCCGGATTTAAGCAACCGGTATGATTTGCAGGTATTGGACAAGCAACAGGAATTGCATGCTCTAAACATCAAAAATATCCAATCCGGATATTATCCGACGATTGCTACCTTTGCTGATTTGAATTACAATGCCTTTTCAAATTCTTTTGATTTTTTATCCAGTAGTCACCAATGGTATAGGGGCTCTTTGGTTGGCATACAATTGAACATTCCGATTTTCGATGGATTTCAACGCAAAAACAAAATTGCACAAGCCAAGATTCAAAGTGAAAAATTGAGACATGACCAGTATTTAGCAGAACAAAATGCAGAAGCCTCTTATTTAAATGCCGTTAAAAAAATGAAAAATAGCCTGAAAAGTCTGGAAGCTCAACAATCGAATCTGATTCTTTCTGAAACAGTATTTGATGAAACCAACCAGCTTTATCGAGAAGGCTTATCTCCTTTAACAGATGTATTGGATTCTGAAACAGCCTTAAGAGAAGCTAGGGCAGCTTACTTTAGTCAGATAATCAATGTTAAAACTGCAGAAGCAGACCTCTACCAATCAACAGGTCAGATAGAGAAGATTGCCCAATAA
- a CDS encoding efflux RND transporter permease subunit: MQITKIAIQRSTIVVVLFTILTSLGIFSYSQMSYELLPKFSPNVVTVSTLYPGSAPTEVENSVTRKLEDALASLEGIDVMKSTSLESFSIITIELKDDVDVDVILQDAQRKIDAILGDLPEDADPPSLGKFSLDDMPIMQLGAYSSLNATEFYDLMDQRIQPTLAQIDGVAQVNLLGGTEREIKVNLNQNKLEALGISPLEVNRAIASANLDFPTGKLKSDEEQILIRLSGKFSSVDEIRNLVVTQKGPSTIRIKDLAEVVDSKKDEEILSRLNGNSAIGISIQKQSDANAVDVAENVNLALAGLEKTYGGNDLKFEVSQDSSTFTLEAANAVIHDLIIAVVLVAIIMLLFLHSIRNAVIVMIAVPASIVATFTIMYLAGFTLNLMSLLALSLVVGILVDDAIVVIENIYRHMEKGKSAVQASYDGIREIGGTVVSITLVIVVVFVPLSLTGGLIAGILTQFSITVAVATLISLLVAFTLIPLLTSRFSKLEHINPKSIFGKIINGFEKILDSIVNWLTGILKWAFNHKAVTLIATFALFVSSFMLVSNGFIGSEFVGQGDKGEFIIRIELPKSSTIEETNFTTMEAEHFLRTFPEITGVFTTIGQTTGGFSSATSTPYAAELTVKMVPSEERTSTAPEFAREMEIALEENIVGAEFTAVPIAITGTASDAPIQILLSGPDLATLKSFSDQVLEEVIQVPGTRKVETSLEDGNPEISVEVDRAKMADLGLDMAMVGSTMQVAFNGNTDTKYRDGDFEYDINIRLDEFDRRSVTDIENLAFINTRGETILLKQFATASPSEGPSKLTRQNRITSVSINSQVSGRPTGTVGEEIKARIAKLDLPNEVTIAYEGDLKMQEEGFGSLGIALLASILLIYLIMVALYDNYVYPLVVMFSLPLAIIGALLALAMSGSSLSIFSILGLIMLMGLVAKNAILLVDFANQLKAAGIEVKAALFKAVEIRFRPILMTTLAMVFGMLPIALASGAGAEWKNGLAWALIGGLISSMFLTMVIVPVIYYVFDRILAKFGKDKKNEIVIEETELSETDSEVAAYI; the protein is encoded by the coding sequence ATGCAAATAACTAAAATAGCTATTCAAAGGTCCACCATAGTGGTGGTGCTTTTTACCATTCTGACTTCCTTGGGGATATTCTCCTATAGTCAAATGTCCTATGAACTATTACCCAAGTTCAGTCCAAATGTAGTCACTGTATCTACCCTTTATCCAGGTTCAGCTCCTACGGAGGTAGAGAATTCGGTTACCCGAAAATTGGAAGATGCATTGGCATCTCTTGAAGGGATTGATGTTATGAAATCTACTTCTCTGGAAAGCTTTTCCATTATCACCATTGAGCTTAAAGATGATGTGGATGTTGATGTCATTTTACAAGATGCACAACGAAAAATTGATGCGATTTTGGGTGACCTACCTGAGGATGCAGATCCTCCTTCCTTAGGCAAGTTCAGCCTTGATGACATGCCTATCATGCAGTTGGGAGCCTATTCCAGCCTGAATGCCACGGAATTTTATGATTTGATGGATCAGCGTATTCAGCCTACCTTGGCTCAGATTGATGGGGTCGCTCAGGTTAATTTGTTAGGTGGCACTGAAAGAGAAATCAAGGTCAATCTTAACCAAAACAAGCTTGAAGCTCTTGGAATATCTCCTTTGGAAGTTAACCGTGCTATAGCTTCAGCAAATTTGGATTTTCCAACAGGAAAACTTAAGAGCGATGAGGAGCAGATCTTGATTCGTTTGTCTGGGAAGTTTAGTTCTGTGGATGAAATTAGAAATCTTGTCGTTACCCAAAAAGGTCCATCTACGATTAGAATAAAGGACCTTGCCGAAGTAGTGGATTCAAAAAAGGATGAGGAAATTTTGAGTAGACTGAATGGCAATTCTGCCATTGGGATATCCATTCAAAAACAATCAGATGCGAATGCAGTAGATGTGGCTGAAAATGTAAACCTGGCCCTGGCTGGTTTGGAAAAAACTTACGGTGGCAATGACCTTAAATTTGAGGTATCACAAGACAGTTCAACCTTTACCTTGGAAGCTGCCAATGCAGTAATCCATGATTTGATTATTGCCGTTGTACTTGTGGCAATTATCATGTTATTGTTTTTGCACAGTATTAGAAATGCTGTGATTGTTATGATCGCAGTACCCGCTTCCATAGTGGCTACTTTTACTATAATGTATTTGGCCGGTTTTACCTTAAACCTTATGAGTTTGCTTGCACTTTCTCTGGTTGTTGGTATTCTGGTGGATGATGCCATTGTGGTGATTGAAAACATTTACCGTCACATGGAAAAAGGGAAATCAGCTGTACAGGCATCTTATGATGGAATCCGAGAAATTGGAGGTACCGTGGTTTCCATTACCCTTGTGATCGTGGTAGTATTTGTGCCTTTGTCACTTACTGGTGGATTAATTGCCGGTATCTTGACCCAATTTAGTATCACCGTAGCTGTGGCTACCTTAATCAGTTTATTGGTGGCTTTTACCTTAATTCCTTTATTGACCTCCAGGTTTTCAAAATTGGAACACATCAATCCTAAGAGCATATTCGGGAAAATAATCAATGGTTTTGAAAAGATCTTGGACAGTATTGTCAATTGGTTGACAGGTATTCTTAAATGGGCTTTCAACCACAAGGCCGTCACTTTGATTGCAACATTTGCATTATTTGTATCTTCTTTTATGCTTGTAAGCAATGGCTTTATTGGAAGTGAATTTGTTGGGCAAGGGGATAAAGGGGAATTTATCATTAGGATAGAATTGCCAAAATCATCTACCATAGAAGAAACCAATTTCACCACAATGGAAGCCGAGCATTTCTTAAGAACTTTTCCAGAAATAACAGGTGTCTTTACTACTATTGGACAAACTACAGGTGGGTTTTCCAGTGCCACATCCACGCCTTATGCGGCGGAATTGACTGTGAAAATGGTTCCTTCTGAGGAGCGTACAAGTACTGCGCCTGAGTTTGCAAGAGAGATGGAAATCGCATTGGAAGAAAACATTGTTGGTGCTGAATTCACTGCTGTTCCAATTGCCATAACCGGGACAGCTAGCGATGCTCCCATTCAAATATTGTTATCAGGCCCTGATTTGGCCACCTTAAAATCGTTTTCCGATCAGGTATTGGAAGAGGTGATCCAAGTTCCAGGAACAAGGAAAGTTGAGACCTCTCTGGAAGATGGAAACCCTGAGATTAGTGTAGAAGTAGACCGGGCCAAAATGGCTGATCTTGGTTTGGATATGGCCATGGTAGGAAGTACCATGCAGGTAGCATTCAATGGGAATACAGATACTAAATACAGAGATGGAGATTTTGAATACGACATCAATATCAGGTTAGATGAGTTTGACAGAAGATCTGTTACAGATATAGAAAATCTAGCCTTTATCAACACAAGGGGAGAGACCATCCTACTAAAACAATTTGCCACTGCTAGTCCTTCAGAAGGACCAAGTAAACTTACTCGTCAAAATAGGATCACATCTGTGTCTATAAATTCTCAGGTTTCTGGACGGCCTACTGGAACAGTGGGTGAAGAAATAAAGGCAAGGATTGCCAAACTTGATTTACCAAATGAAGTGACGATAGCTTATGAGGGAGACCTTAAAATGCAGGAAGAGGGGTTTGGTAGCTTGGGAATTGCCTTATTGGCTTCCATACTGTTGATTTATTTGATTATGGTCGCTTTGTACGACAATTACGTATATCCGCTGGTAGTGATGTTTTCCCTTCCGTTGGCCATCATTGGAGCCTTATTGGCTTTGGCCATGTCTGGATCTTCTCTGAGTATCTTTAGTATTCTAGGCTTGATCATGCTAATGGGATTGGTTGCAAAAAATGCGATTTTATTGGTGGATTTTGCCAATCAGCTAAAGGCTGCAGGAATAGAAGTCAAAGCTGCCCTTTTTAAAGCTGTAGAGATTAGGTTCAGACCTATTTTGATGACAACGCTAGCCATGGTCTTTGGTATGTTGCCAATTGCCCTCGCTTCTGGAGCAGGTGCAGAATGGAAAAATGGTTTGGCTTGGGCACTTATTGGAGGCTTGATTTCTTCCATGTTCCTTACCATGGTAATTGTTCCTGTTATCTACTATGTATTTGATCGTATACTGGCCAAGTTTGGTAAGGATAAGAAAAATGAAATAGTGATAGAAGAAACCGAATTGTCTGAAACTGATTCAGAGGTAGCGGCTTATATCTAA
- a CDS encoding efflux RND transporter periplasmic adaptor subunit codes for MKKLITPIVIVFLAGVIGFTLYKNKEEMGVKAEQAMKTSEFIPVRTQLITKTSNSISFTTNGTFIPSQELILKSEGSGKVVRILKDKGDYVSKGDVIARLDDELLQAELSIAETKFQQYTRDLRRYENLAGTEAITEKQLEEIQNAHKMGASEIKMIKRRLTNTVITAPISGYINEDYIEIGTLMNPGMDVVEIVNVMPLKLVVQVAEMEIANIKVGDEVQVKVGVIPDQEFTGKVSFTSSKGDASLKYQVEIELEDSSDKIKPGMFAYATFDYPAQDAILIERTSLVRGVKNPEVYTLEDGKATLKKIKISQLGDSKLVLLEGLSIGDKVITSGLINLKDGMAVTELQ; via the coding sequence ATGAAAAAATTAATCACACCTATAGTAATTGTATTCCTAGCTGGAGTAATCGGCTTTACACTTTATAAAAACAAGGAAGAAATGGGAGTCAAAGCTGAGCAAGCGATGAAGACCAGTGAATTCATACCAGTGAGAACCCAATTGATTACAAAAACATCGAATTCTATTTCATTTACCACCAATGGTACTTTTATACCTAGCCAAGAGCTAATCCTAAAATCTGAAGGCAGTGGTAAAGTTGTAAGAATATTGAAAGACAAAGGAGATTATGTCTCCAAAGGAGATGTAATAGCCAGACTTGACGATGAATTGTTACAAGCTGAGCTTTCAATAGCAGAAACAAAATTTCAGCAATACACCAGAGATCTGCGTAGGTATGAAAATCTAGCTGGAACAGAAGCCATAACCGAAAAGCAACTTGAAGAAATTCAGAACGCTCATAAAATGGGGGCTTCTGAAATTAAGATGATCAAAAGAAGGTTGACCAATACTGTAATCACTGCCCCTATCTCAGGCTATATCAATGAAGACTATATTGAAATCGGTACTTTAATGAACCCAGGAATGGATGTAGTAGAGATTGTAAACGTGATGCCTTTGAAATTGGTGGTCCAGGTAGCAGAAATGGAAATCGCCAATATCAAGGTGGGAGATGAAGTTCAGGTTAAGGTAGGAGTGATCCCTGACCAAGAATTCACAGGGAAAGTTTCTTTTACCAGTAGTAAAGGTGATGCTTCTTTAAAATACCAGGTTGAAATTGAATTGGAGGACAGTTCTGATAAAATCAAGCCAGGGATGTTTGCTTATGCGACCTTTGACTACCCTGCTCAAGATGCAATATTGATAGAAAGAACTTCTTTGGTAAGAGGAGTGAAAAATCCGGAAGTCTATACTCTGGAAGACGGAAAAGCGACTTTGAAGAAAATTAAAATCTCTCAGTTGGGTGATAGCAAATTGGTGCTTTTGGAAGGATTGTCCATTGGCGACAAGGTGATCACTTCTGGTTTGATCAATCTTAAGGATGGAATGGCTGTAACCGAACTACAATAG